The nucleotide sequence GCAGGCCATCCGGCGTCTCCGGGAGGCGGGGCTTGCGGTGTACGGTCTTTCCGCGGACGCCGAACGGGAGATACCGGAGGTGGACCTCACCGGACCGGTGGGGCTGGTGGTGGGAAGCGAGGGTCGGGGATTACGCGAGGGGGTGCGCCGGGAGTGTGACGAACTTATCCGCATACCCATGCGGGGGAAAATCGGGTCCCTTAACGCTGCGGTGGCCGGGGCCGTGGCCCTTTACGAGGTACTGAGACAGCGAGTTCTTAAAGATACTCGTTAAAGCAGGCGCGTCGTGTACGGAATCTACCGACTCCTCAGCGGGCTGGCGGAAAAGACGCTGGCGCGACGCTATCCGGAGAGGTTTTCGGCCGTGGCGGTGGATGCTCCGGCGGAGGTGTGGATGCACGCCGCCTCGGTGGGGGAGTCCCGTGTGGCTGCGGCTATAGTGCGCCGGCTACTGGAATTGAGGTCCCGAACCCGGGTCTTCCTCACCCTCCAGACCGAAACCGGTCTTTCCGAGGCCCGAAAGCTGCTGGCCCATCTCCAGGGGGTCCGGGTAGAATTGGCCCCGTGGGACGGGCCGTGCGTGGTGAGGGACTTCCTCGAGCGCCTGCGCCCCCGGGTGCTCGCCCTCGTCGAGACCGAACTATGGCCCAACCTTATGCGTGAGGCGGTGGGGCGAGGTGTCTCGCTGTTAATCCTGAACGGACGCCTCTCTCCGCGAAGTTTCACCCGGTACCGCTGGCTGATTCCGCTTTTCCGCCCGGTTGTGCGCGGAGTGGCTCTGGCCGGGGTGATTTCCGAGGAGGACGGGGAACGCTTTCGGATCCTCGGGGTCCCGGCGGAAAGAATAGTGGTCGGCGGAAACGCTAAACACGACCTCACCTTTGAGAGAATCGGGGAACTGGACCCCGCTCCTCTCGTAAGGAGGCTGGGCCTCGGCCCGGGCGAGAGGGTGGTGATCTTCGGGAGCATGCGAGTCGGTGAGGAGGATCTGGTACGGGAGACGGTGGCGGCGTTGCTCGGGGAAGAAGGGGTTCGGTTCGTGGTGGTTCCCCGCCATCCGCAACGAGCGCCGGACTTTTATCAAGGCCTTTCGGGGCTGGGGGCCACCGTGGCCTTTTTCCGGAGGGGGGATCCCTCACGGGCCAGGATCGTGGTGGTGGACGAGGTAGGGTCTCTTTTCGGCCTTTACGCCCTGGCGGAGGCGGCGGTGGTGGGGGGAGGCTTCGTGCCCAAAGGGGGACAGAATCCCGTGGAACCCGCCATGCTGGGCAAACCCGTGATCTTCGGACCGCACATGGAAAACTTCCTCCCGGAGGTGCGGACCCTTCTTGCCGGAAAGGGAGCCGTTCAGGTCGGTACCGCCGGGGAACTCTCCTCCGTGCTCCGCCGGTGGCTCAGGGACCCGGCGGGGGCCCGGGAGGTCGGACGCCGGGCCTTTTCCGCGGCCCGGAGACTCCGGGGGGCCTCCCGGCGCTACGCCGAAATGCTCCTCCGCTTCCTCAATGGGCCTCCTCCAGCTTGACCACCGGACAGGTCATGGTGTGCTGGATGGAGGGGATGGCCTGAAGTTTCTTCAGCACCACCTCGGAAAGCGTGTCGTGGTTCTCGGTCT is from Thermosulfurimonas sp. F29 and encodes:
- a CDS encoding 3-deoxy-D-manno-octulosonic acid transferase, producing MYGIYRLLSGLAEKTLARRYPERFSAVAVDAPAEVWMHAASVGESRVAAAIVRRLLELRSRTRVFLTLQTETGLSEARKLLAHLQGVRVELAPWDGPCVVRDFLERLRPRVLALVETELWPNLMREAVGRGVSLLILNGRLSPRSFTRYRWLIPLFRPVVRGVALAGVISEEDGERFRILGVPAERIVVGGNAKHDLTFERIGELDPAPLVRRLGLGPGERVVIFGSMRVGEEDLVRETVAALLGEEGVRFVVVPRHPQRAPDFYQGLSGLGATVAFFRRGDPSRARIVVVDEVGSLFGLYALAEAAVVGGGFVPKGGQNPVEPAMLGKPVIFGPHMENFLPEVRTLLAGKGAVQVGTAGELSSVLRRWLRDPAGAREVGRRAFSAARRLRGASRRYAEMLLRFLNGPPPA